A stretch of Castanea sativa cultivar Marrone di Chiusa Pesio chromosome 2, ASM4071231v1 DNA encodes these proteins:
- the LOC142623717 gene encoding uncharacterized protein LOC142623717: protein MSDNDSDAPEELTYEQGAQQDEEIRKVQKENKTRVVREEKERRRKWAQNLTPRPSRKGESAKDAKEAETQESIGNDGMLPNDIVNVLAAREKKVFLSDSDDEKAEVKPTKRKKKSKTSGIETVILKDIGPPQCLQSSLEFLKQRKMQVSRSSSVLNNSNQALRLLSTSGVISKK, encoded by the exons ATGTCGGACAACGATTCGGACGCACCTGAGGAACTCACATACGAGCAG GGAGCACAACAAGATGAGGAGATAAGAAAAGTTCAGAAAGAAAATAAGACCAG GGTTGTCCGTGAAGAAAAAGAACGTCGTAGGAAATGGGCCCAAAACTTAACACCAAGACCATCTCGAAAAGGTGAAAGTGCTAAAGATGCAAAGGAAGCTGAAACACAGGAGTCTATAGGCAATGATGGGATGCTTCCAAATGATATTGTTAATGTGCTTGCAGCTCGTGAAAA AAAAGTTTTCTTATCAGACTCAGATGATGAGAAGGCCGAGGTGAAGCCcactaaaagaaagaaaaaatccaaaacctcGGG GATAGAAACAGTTATTTTGAAGGACATAGGTCCTCCTCAATGCTTGCAGAGTTCCTTAGAGTTCTTGAAGCAAAGGAAAATGCAAGTTTCAAGGTCATCATCGGTTTTGAACAATTCCAACCAAGCTTTACGTCTTCTTTCTACTTCTGGTGTGATAAGTAAGAAATGA
- the LOC142624742 gene encoding wall-associated receptor kinase-like 14, which produces MIALFVSCKTQPAYKLRMIPFRIIVSIFIIVFPIPTRAQSKAACNSSCASGGKTVAYPFGFSGSCPILLNCNRSNSEIQLKDLQLQVADITSQSIFLNLSDDCGRTIESIYPLFHNDNNYMPTTQNSLLLNKCNKTQTNDCVLSTSLFPFKSKTCDSNSKSGNNVSCFSQHSNKMQHNFLDLDAVNATTCKSLFSSIFVQSNGNGSALSLQFHTLELQWWLKGSCNSTSSSICSKNSNCTDVQSNDNAILGFRCSCKNGFRGDGYNGGEGCRKISGCNPTRYLSGKCGGNSKVRFLLGGFAAGASIMAGLALFFYFIRRRSTCLKNQMSTRRLVCEAAGNSSVPLYTYKDIERATSSFSDEQRLGTGAFGTVYAGKLHNNEWVAIKKIRHRDNNGIDQVLNEIKLLSSVSHPNLVRLLGCCIEEGEQILVYEFMPHGTLSQHIQRERGSGLPWTIRLTIATETAHAIAYLHSAINPPIYHRDIKSSNILLDYSFKSKVADFGLSRLGLTETSHISTAPQGTPGYVDPQYHQNFHLSDKSDVYSFGVVLVEIITALKVVDFGRPQTEVNLAALAIDRIGKGCLDEIIDPFLEPHRDAWTLYSIHKVAELAFRCLAFHSDMRPSMMEVAEELELIRRSGWASFEENICMANSVVSSCSSPRNGSMKSLDGMVVGKAGVESQRLFGLKKVNDCLASLEEVKDSSPVSVHDVWLSDQSSPSTNSLLGKM; this is translated from the exons ATGattgctctgtttgtttcgtgCAAAACCCAGCCAGCTTATAAGCTCAGAATGATTCCCTTTCGAATCATTGTctcaattttcataattgtGTTTCCAATTCCAACTAGAGCCCAAAGCAAAGCCGCGTGCAATTCCTCATGCGCAAGTGGAGGTAAAACCGTTGCATACCCATTCGGGTTCTCGGGTTCGTGCCCGATCCTATTGAACTGCAACAGAAGCAACTCCGAAATCCAACTCAAAGATCTCCAACTCCAAGTCGCCGACATAACCTCGCAAAGCATCTTCCTCAATCTGTCAGATGATTGCGGCCGTACGATTGAATCAATCTACCCGCTCTTCCATAACGACAACAACTACATGCCGACGACGCAGAACAGCCTCCTCCTTAACAAATGTAACAAAACCCAGACAAACGACTGCGTTTTGTCCACCAGCTTGTTCCCGTTCAAATCGAAGACCTGCGACTCGAACTCCAAAAGTGGCAACAACGTAAGCTGCTTTTCGCAACATAGTAACAAGATGCAGCATAATTTTTTGGACCTCGACGCTGTCAATGCAACAACCTGCAAATCCTTGTTCTCATCCATCTTTGTTCAGTCCAATGGAAATGGTTCGGCGCTCTCGCTTCAGTTTCACACGCTCGAGTTGCAGTGGTGGCTCAAAGGGTCCTGTAACTCTACCTCTTCTTCTATTTGCTCCAAGAATTCGAACTGTACGGATGTTCAGAGCAACGACAACGCAATTCTAGGGTTCCGGTGCAGCTGTAAAAATGGGTTTCGCGGTGATGGATACAACGGCGGCGAGGGTTGCCGAAAAA TTTCTGGTTGCAATCCTACAAGGTACCTGTCTGGCAAATGTGGAGGCAATAGTAAAGTTCGTTTTCTCCTTGGAG GGTTTGCTGCTGGAGCTTCTATAATGGCTGGTctggctctttttttttactttattcggCGTCGTTCCACTTGTTTGAAAAACCAAATGAGTACAAGACGCCTTGTATGTGAAGCTGCTGGCAATTCCAGTGTTCCTTTATACACCTACAAAGACATAGAAAGAGCAACTAGTAGCTTCTCTGATGAACAAAGGCTGGGAACTGGAGCTTTTGGTACGGTTTATGCAGGAAAACTTCACAATAATGAGTGGGTTGCCATAAAAAAGATCAGACATAGAGATAACAACGGTATTGATCAAGTCTTAAATGAGATTAAGCTCCTTTCCTCTGTGAGCCACCCAAACCTAGTCCGCTTGTTAGGTTGCTGTATAGAGGAGGGTGAACAAATCCTTGTCTATGAATTTATGCCTCATGGTACTTTATCTCAGCATATACAAAGAGAGAGGGGCTCAGGTCTCCCATGGACAATACGACTCACAATTGCTACTGAAACTGCTCATGCTATAGCGTATCTCCACTCTGCCATTAATCCACCAATTTATCACAGAGACATCAAATCGAGCAATATATTATTGGATTACAGCTTCAAATCAAAGGTAGCTGATTTTGGTCTTTCTAGACTTGGCCTGACAGAAACATCACACATCTCAACAGCCCCACAAGGGACTCCAGGCTATGTTGATCCTCAATACCATCAAAACTTCCATCTTTCTGATAAAAGTGATGTTTACAGTTTCGGGGTAGTTTTAGTAGAGATAATAACTGCATTGAAAGTGGTTGATTTTGGTCGACCTCAGACTGAAGTGAATTTGGCAGCACTTGCTATTGATAGGATTGGGAAGGGTTGTTTGGATGAGATAATTGATCCTTTCCTTGAACCACATAGGGATGCCTGGACACTTTATTCTATTCACAAGGTGGCTGAGCTTGCCTTTAGATGCCTTGCTTTTCATAGTGACATGAGGCCTTCCATGATGGAAGTGGCAGAAGAGCTGGAACTCATCAGGCGCAGTGGGTGGGCATCATTTGAGGAAAATATATGCATGGCAAATTCAGTGGTATCCTCTTGCTCATCACCGCGTAATGGAAGTATGAAATCATTGGATGGTATGGTAGTCGGGAAGGCAGGGGTGGAGAGTCAGAGATTGTTTGGCTTGAAGAAGGTGAACGATTGTCTGGCTTCGCTGGAGGAGGTTAAGGATAGCTCCCCTGTTTCTGTTCATGATGTTTGGTTAAGTGACCAGAGCTCACCTTCAACAAACAGCTTGTTGGGTAAAATGTAA
- the LOC142623859 gene encoding thioredoxin-like protein HCF164, chloroplastic gives MARLVSNTVGLHRFRPSFHTTHQSPHFIHNQTPFLNDKTRRFRSIACQSQTNPDPTETETETSSTEKLVVEPGTPNGNCCDNNTPNEATTTTSSSSSSSFGFPEFPNKVLNKQIALVSTLAAVGLFLSSRLDFGVSLKDLSAVALPYEQALSNGKPTVVEFYADWCEVCRELAPDVYKVEQQYKGRVNFVMLNVDNTKWEQELDEFGVEGIPHFAFLDRNGNEEGNVVGRLPRQYLTENVDALARGEASIPHARVVGQYSSAEARKVHQIVDPRSHG, from the exons ATGGCTCGCTTGGTCTCAAATACCGTCGGCCTCCACAGATTCCGACCATCCTTTCATACAACCCACCAGTCTCCCCACTTCATTCACAACCAAACCCCATTTCTCAACGACAAGACCCGCAGATTCCGAAGCATAGCTTGCCAAAGCCAAACAAACCCTGACCCAACTGAAACTGAAACTGAAACCTCCTCAACG gAAAAGTTGGTAGTTGAGCCTGGCACACCCAATGGTAATTGTTGTGATAATAACACACCCAATGAAGCTACTACTACGACTTCAAGTTCAAGTTCAAGTTCCTTTGGTTTTCCGGAATTTCCAAACAAAGTTTTAAACAAGCAAATAGCACTGGTTTCTACTCTCGCAGCTGTGGGACTTTTCTTATCTTCACGTCTAGATTTCGGCGTTTCTTTAAAGGACCTGTCTGCTGTCGCATTACCTTATGAACAG GCTCTTTCAAATGGGAAGCCTACTGTTGTGGAATTTTACGCTGATTGGTGCGAAGTGTGTCGGGAATTAGCTCCTGATGTCTACAAAGTTGAGCAACAATACAA GGGCCGTGTGAATTTTGTTATGCTGAATGTTGACAACACAAAATGGGAACAGGAGCTTGACGAGTTTGGTGTTGAGGGTATTCCTCACTTTGCATTTCTAGACAGAAATGGGAATGAGGAAGGTAATGTGGTTGGGAGGCTTCCAAGGCAATACCTTACTGAGAATGTGGATGCGTTAGCCCGTGGGGAAGCGTCCATACCTCATGCCCGTGTTGTGGGACAGTATTCAAGTGCTGAAGCGAGGAAGGTGCATCAAATTGTCGATCCTAGAAGTCATGGGTAG
- the LOC142623355 gene encoding uncharacterized protein LOC142623355: MASTIISLQTLSLRRLHNAPPTSSCKAHASKPAPPPRSTTFHSAGRRQLLFLLTASPALTARGPPSLAEDIPLFGLRKKLKKAEEEAEEIVKEGFEAAEKGIEVAEKGIVSVEKGIVTAEKGIEAAEREIQTEVSFGGLAQAGAVAGAEVVAVLVATSIVNGILGPEAQKS; this comes from the coding sequence ATGGCTTCCACAATAATCTCACTCCAAACCCTCTCGCTACGCCGCTTGCACAATGCGCCACCTACCAGCTCTTGCAAGGCGCACGCTTCGAAGCCTGCGCCGCCACCTCGCTCAACCACGTTTCACTCAGCTGGCAGGAGACAGCTGCTGTTCCTGCTGACGGCTTCGCCGGCTTTAACTGCGAGAGGCCCCCCGTCTCTTGCGGAGGACATTCCGTTGTTTGGGCTGAGAAAGAAGCTGAAGAAGGCTGAGGAGGAAGCGGAGGAGATTGTGAAGGAGGGGTTCGAGGCTGCAGAGAAGGGAATCGAGGTGGCAGAGAAGGGAATCGTGTCGGTGGAGAAGGGAATTGTAACGGCAGAGAAGGGAATTGAAGCggcagagagagagattcaaacGGAAGTGAGTTTTGGAGGGTTGGCTCAGGCGGGAGCGGTGGCCGGAGCGGAGGTTGTGGCGGTTTTGGTTGCTACTTCTATTGTGAACGGTATATTGGGTCCTGAAGCTCAAAAATCTTAA